Proteins encoded together in one Macadamia integrifolia cultivar HAES 741 chromosome 8, SCU_Mint_v3, whole genome shotgun sequence window:
- the LOC122086406 gene encoding omega-hydroxypalmitate O-feruloyl transferase-like isoform X1 — translation MEALHGTGEAFTVTKSKPVVVSPTMKNYDGFYYLSPIDELMIGPLDILFCFEMHDGTRRTENLCETIKQALAKVLVHFYPFAGRLVKGSDDNFMVKCTGEGVSFVEAAANCDLRELGEFTTLNLPKQRELVYASNESNDPFHIPLLVVQVLIIQVNPETKRNTRDRRKDPKEPLPYSNNYNNFKRKTFQESSHLCLLLVTLVDGRA, via the exons ATGGAAGCTTTACATGGAACTGGAGAAGCATTCACAGTAACAAAGTCTAAGCCTGTTGTCGTCTCTCCTACAATGAAGAATTATGATGGGTTCTATTATTTGTCGCCTATAGATGAGTTGATGATAGGTCCtcttgatattttattttgcttcgAGATGCATGATGGGACGAGAAGGACAGAGAATCTTTGTGAAACAATCAAACAAGCGTTGGCTAAGGTTCTGGTTCATTTCTATCCATTTGCAGGGAGACTTGTAAAGGGTTCAGATGACAATTTTATGGTGAAATGCACAGGAGAAGGTGTTTCATTTGTTGAAGCAGCTGCAAATTGTGACCTTCGTGAGTTGGGTGAATTTACAACCCTTAATCTCCCAAAACAAAGAGAACTTGTTTATGCTTCCAATGAATCAAACGATCCTTTCCATATACCACTGCTTGTGGTGCAG GTTCTAATTATCCAAGTTAACCCGGAGACAAAAAGGAACACGAGAGACCGAAGGAAGGATCCTAAAGAACCACTTCCCTACTCTAACAACTACAACAacttcaaaagaaaaacattCCAAGAAAGCAGTCACCTGTGCCTACTCCTAGTAACTCTGGTCGACGGACGAGCGTGA
- the LOC122086406 gene encoding omega-hydroxypalmitate O-feruloyl transferase-like isoform X2, which produces MEALHGTGEAFTVTKSKPVVVSPTMKNYDGFYYLSPIDELMIGPLDILFCFEMHDGTRRTENLCETIKQALAKVLVHFYPFAGRLVKGSDDNFMVKCTGEGVSFVEAAANCDLRELGEFTTLNLPKQRELVYASNESNDPFHIPLLVVQVTRFQCGGFVIGLAVNHCMCDGTSLLEFMQ; this is translated from the exons ATGGAAGCTTTACATGGAACTGGAGAAGCATTCACAGTAACAAAGTCTAAGCCTGTTGTCGTCTCTCCTACAATGAAGAATTATGATGGGTTCTATTATTTGTCGCCTATAGATGAGTTGATGATAGGTCCtcttgatattttattttgcttcgAGATGCATGATGGGACGAGAAGGACAGAGAATCTTTGTGAAACAATCAAACAAGCGTTGGCTAAGGTTCTGGTTCATTTCTATCCATTTGCAGGGAGACTTGTAAAGGGTTCAGATGACAATTTTATGGTGAAATGCACAGGAGAAGGTGTTTCATTTGTTGAAGCAGCTGCAAATTGTGACCTTCGTGAGTTGGGTGAATTTACAACCCTTAATCTCCCAAAACAAAGAGAACTTGTTTATGCTTCCAATGAATCAAACGATCCTTTCCATATACCACTGCTTGTGGTGCAG GTGACAAGGTTTCAATGTGGTGGCTTTGTTATTGGATTAGCAGTGAACCATTGCATGTGCGATGGAACATCATTGCTTGAATTTA TGCAATGA
- the LOC122086851 gene encoding replication protein A 70 kDa DNA-binding subunit D-like has protein sequence MTNIIHINQLTSYENDWKIKVLVLNKSEIKEYKNAKGPGKFQKITLLDDEGTKIQAIFFNDVVDNLCDTLNAGKTYFISDAIVKKVNPNFKNVNKEHELTLNANSKIEEVEDCLDVEKSKYNFTKLNELKWDADTCKRNELLDDIGILVQVQNAFTITTRFNVKKNKREIKIMDKECTPILLTLWKNYATNEGSKLLDIVSQNPIIAFSAVSQVEYQGGSLGTTGFTSIEINPTIPEAEDLKQWFKSKDGQEKKILNMSKEEKFKKYEHVVMKDLTERQYKTILVSEYNSLIYLN, from the exons ATGACAAATATTATCCATATAAATCAATTAACGTCATACGAAAATGATTGGAAAATAAAGGTTTTGGTACTGAACAAAAGTGAAATCAAGGAATACAAAAATGCAAAAGGACCTGGAAAGTTTCAAAAAATAACTTTATTGGATGATGAG GGAACAAAAATACAAGCAATATTTTTCAATGATGTTGTTGATAACTTATGTGATACATTGAATGCTGGAAAAACTTATTTTATTTCTGATGCAATCGTAAAAAAAGTGaatccaaattttaaaaatgtCAACAAAGAACATGAACTAACTCTCAATGccaattcaaaaattgaagaagttgaagattGCTTAGATGTAGAAAAATCAAAGTATAATTTTACTAAGCTCAATGAATTGAAATGGGATGCTGACACATGCAAAAGGAATGAATTATTAG ATGATATTGGAATACTTGTACAAGTTCAAAATGCATTCACCATAACAACAAGATTTAatgtcaaaaaaaataaaagagaaataaaaataatggacAAAGA GTGTACTCCGATATTGCTGACATTATGGAAAAATTATGCAACAAATGAAGGGAGCAAATTGCTGGACATTGTATCACAAAATCCTATAATTGCTTTTTCAGCAGTTTCTCAAGTAGAGTACCAAG GTGGCTCACTTGGTACAACAGGATTTACATCAATTGAAATAAATCCAACGATTCCAGAAGCAGAAGATTTAAAGCAATG gttcaaatcaaaagatggacaagagaaaaaaatactcaacatgtcaaaagaagagaaattcaaaaaatatgaacatgttgtAATGAAAGATTTAACGGAAAGGCAATACAAAACTATCCTGGTAAGTGAAtataattctttaatttatttaaattaa